From one Nematostella vectensis chromosome 7, jaNemVect1.1, whole genome shotgun sequence genomic stretch:
- the LOC5496463 gene encoding neurexin-4, whose product MSAKGGMGVTVISHNSESRTYVHDGVQVPGSYSRQVSYYNANWNQLEKLTDVSTHCEQYIQWECHETMFLGHGYAWWVSRDNVRMNYWGGAIPGSNQCACGMTSSCAYSGNACNWNDMRWRSDGGLLTDKASLPVREMRFGDFDSSNEHGYRTPGKLKCFGISQSGIAV is encoded by the coding sequence ATGAGCGCCAAGGGAGGGATGGGGGTGACGGTGATCAGCCACAATAGTGAGTCTCGCACCTACGTCCATGACGGCGTCCAGGTTCCCGGATCATACTCTCGTCAAGTTAGTTACTACAATGCAAACTGGAATCAACTGGAGAAGCTCACAGATGTCTCCACCCACTGCGAGCAGTACATACAGTGGGAGTGCCACGAGACGATGTTCCTTGGACATGGGTACGCATGGTGGGTGTCACGTGATAACGTCAGGATGAATTACTGGGGAGGTGCTATACCTGGGAGCAACCAGTGCGCATGcggtatgacgtcatcgtgtGCTTACTCGGGTAACGCCTGTAACTGGAATGATATGAGATGGCGTAGTGACGGAGGCCTTCTGACCGACAAGGCGTCTCTCCCTGTGCGCGAGATGAGGTTTGGGGATTTTGACAGCTCTAATGAGCACGGTTATCGCACCCCTGGTAAGCTGAAGTGCTTTGGGATATCCCAGTCTGGGATAGCGGTGTAA